In Rhineura floridana isolate rRhiFlo1 chromosome 12, rRhiFlo1.hap2, whole genome shotgun sequence, a single window of DNA contains:
- the LOC133368549 gene encoding cytochrome c oxidase assembly protein COX19-like, with protein sequence MSTAMNFGTKSFKPRPPDKGSFPLDHFGECTAFKEKFMKCLKENRFENALCRQESKEYLECRMERQLMSKEPLEKLGFKDLTEEKSETQPKTL encoded by the coding sequence ATGTCTACGGCTATGAACTTCGGGACTAAAAGCTTCAAGCCGAGGCCACCAGACAAAGGCTCTTTCCCTTTGGATCATTTCGGTGAATGTACAGCATTCAAAGAAAAATTCATGAAGTGTCTGAAGGAAAATAGGTTTGAGAATGCTTTGTGCAGACAGGAATCAAAAGAATATTTAGAATGCAGAATGGAGAGGCAACTTATGTCCAAAGAACCACTGGAAAAGTTGGGATTTAAAGACCTAACAGAAGAGAAATCAGAAACCCAACCTAAGACATTGtaa